A single genomic interval of Sebastes umbrosus isolate fSebUmb1 chromosome 11, fSebUmb1.pri, whole genome shotgun sequence harbors:
- the tmem42a gene encoding transmembrane protein 42a encodes MDSCSGSVCHPNMTSGSVYALLAGFLGAAASLAAKLSLGADYLRQMCESGLSSWTETPGGTAACDWLHVPLRLLCGGMLFTCNAVMWTLFSKALRHCSSSARATVTTTASNFISSAVLGRVIFGESHATLWWVGISLTLCGLLVLHGSTPQTIQQEKEDSKKDK; translated from the exons ATGGACTCCTGTTCCGGCAGTGTGTGTCATCCAAACATGACTTCAGGGTCTGTTTACGCGTTGTTAGCGGGCTTTCTGGGTGCCGCTGCCTCTCTGGCTGCCAAGCTGTCTCTCGGAGCAGACTACCTGAGACAGATGTGTGAGTCTGGACTCAGCAGCTGGACTGAAACACCCGGTGGAACTGCAGCCTGTGACTGG CTCCACGTCCCCCTGCGGCTGCTGTGTGGAGGCATGCTCTTCACCTGCAATGCTGTCATGTGGACCCTCTTCTCCAAGGCTCTGCGACACTGCTCCTCTTCAGCCAGGGCTACAGTCACCACCACCGCATCCAACTTCATCTCCTCA gCCGTCCTGGGGAGGGTGATTTTCGGAGAGAGTCATGCAACTCTATGGTGGGTGGGAATATCTCTCACTCTGTGTGGACTGCTGGTGCTTCATGGATCCACACCTCAGACTATCCAACAAGAGAAGGAGGATAGCAAAAAGGACAAATAA
- the kiaa1143 gene encoding uncharacterized protein KIAA1143 homolog, translating to MNKNKASGVSWVKPAEPSFLKKFKSDVGYKEGATVDTKRQVMPTLDDDSGSDREDELPQVVVLKGGDLTADDVKKIKDETRPGGGAEKDDEPPPDGKILFKKPAKRSSSDKFQGITASSSKKKKTNGGEEEEEEKKEVKEVKEVKEVKSGKKVKNNSLLSFGGDDEDEED from the exons ATGAACAAAAACAAGGCCAGCGGCGTGTCGTGGGTGAAGCCAGCGGAGCCGTCCTTCCTGAAGAAGTTTAAGAGTGATGTTGGTTATAAAGAAGGAGCGACTGTTGACACTAAG CGCCAGGTGATGCCAACACTGGATGATGACAGCGGGAGTGATCGAGAGGATGAGTTACCTCAAGTGGTGGTGCTAAAAGGAGGAGACCTGACCGCAGACGACGTGAAGAAGATCAAGGACGAAACGCGACCTGGAGGTGGCGCAGAAAAAG ATGATGAACCTCCTCCTGATGGTAAAATCCTGTTCAAGAAACCAGCCAAACGCTCCTCCTCAGACAAATTCCAGGGCATCACTGCCAGCTccagcaaaaagaagaagactaatggaggagaggaagaggaggaagagaagaaggaggtgaaggaggtgaaggaggtgaaggaggtgaAGTCtggaaagaaagtaaaaaataacaGCCTTCTGTCCTTTGGAGGGGATGATGAGGACGAGGAGGACTAA